One window of the Anaeromyxobacter dehalogenans 2CP-C genome contains the following:
- a CDS encoding xanthine dehydrogenase family protein molybdopterin-binding subunit, which translates to MTAGALGRRDFLKLSAGAGLWLAVSGPGRVLAAGPAASADGFEPSVWLHLAPDGTTTIFLGRSEMGQGSYTGMAVLVAEELEADWTKVRIVQGDADPKYGEMVTGGSRSVRSGFLPLRKAGAAAREVLLKAGAKRLGVPVRACRAQDGAIVHAASGRRLGYGELVADAARLPVPADPPLKDPKKFRLIGKRVPRLDTPPKVRGEAVFGIDVRVPGMLHATVARPPVRGGKVKGFDAAAAGKVPGVRKVVEVPSGVAVIADSTWAAIQGREALKATFEPGPNGALDGAAIARLLAGAKVDPEPSRSEGGDVQKALAGAAQRVQAVYELPLLAHATMEPMNCTADVRDGKAELWAPTQAPLWARTEVAKALGVPEAAVTVHVTFLGGGFGRRALPDFAVEAAQVSRAAGAPVQVTWTREDDMRHDFYRPPGRNELAAGLDAKGRLVAWHHVVRNPSIGQQLFGSARRRGDRPDTVEGAADVPYTAAVVRVDHALPEIGVPLGWWRSVYSSQNAFAEEVFVDELARAAGQDPLAFRLANLPRDSRLRGVLRLAASKAGWGKPPPAGHALGLACHASFGSYVAQVAEVSVRNGRITVHRVVCAVDCGTALNPDSVEAQAEGSVVYGLSAALRGEITVKGGAVEQGNFDDYEPLRMSEMPRVEVHLVPSNAEPGGMGEPALPPIAPAVANAVFAATGERLRALPLRPAKRTG; encoded by the coding sequence ATGACCGCCGGAGCGCTGGGTCGAAGGGACTTCCTGAAGCTCTCCGCCGGCGCCGGGCTGTGGCTGGCCGTGTCCGGGCCCGGGCGCGTGCTGGCGGCGGGGCCGGCGGCCTCGGCCGACGGCTTCGAGCCGTCGGTCTGGCTGCACCTCGCGCCGGACGGCACCACCACGATCTTCCTGGGCCGCTCGGAGATGGGGCAGGGGAGCTACACCGGCATGGCGGTGCTGGTGGCGGAGGAGCTGGAGGCGGACTGGACCAAGGTGAGGATCGTCCAGGGCGACGCCGACCCGAAGTACGGCGAGATGGTCACCGGCGGCTCGCGCTCGGTGCGCAGCGGGTTCCTCCCGCTCCGGAAGGCCGGCGCCGCGGCGCGCGAGGTGCTGCTGAAGGCGGGCGCGAAGCGGCTCGGCGTCCCGGTGCGCGCCTGCCGGGCCCAGGACGGCGCGATCGTCCACGCCGCGAGCGGCCGGCGCCTGGGGTACGGGGAGCTCGTCGCCGACGCGGCCAGGCTGCCGGTCCCGGCGGATCCGCCGCTCAAGGACCCGAAGAAGTTCCGGCTCATCGGCAAGCGCGTGCCGCGCCTCGACACGCCGCCCAAGGTGCGAGGCGAGGCGGTGTTCGGGATCGACGTGCGGGTGCCGGGCATGCTCCACGCGACGGTGGCGCGGCCGCCGGTGCGCGGCGGCAAGGTGAAGGGCTTCGACGCGGCCGCCGCCGGCAAGGTGCCCGGCGTGCGCAAGGTGGTGGAGGTCCCGAGCGGCGTGGCGGTGATCGCCGACTCGACCTGGGCGGCCATCCAGGGGCGCGAGGCGCTGAAGGCGACGTTCGAGCCGGGCCCGAACGGCGCGCTCGACGGCGCGGCCATCGCGCGGCTGCTGGCCGGGGCGAAGGTGGACCCGGAGCCGTCCCGCAGCGAGGGCGGCGACGTGCAGAAGGCGCTCGCCGGGGCGGCGCAGCGGGTGCAGGCGGTGTACGAGCTGCCGCTGCTCGCCCACGCCACCATGGAGCCGATGAACTGCACGGCCGACGTGCGCGACGGGAAGGCGGAGCTGTGGGCGCCGACGCAGGCGCCGCTCTGGGCCCGCACCGAGGTGGCGAAGGCGCTCGGCGTTCCCGAGGCGGCGGTGACGGTGCACGTCACCTTCCTCGGGGGCGGCTTCGGCCGGCGCGCGCTCCCGGACTTCGCGGTCGAGGCGGCGCAGGTCTCGAGGGCGGCGGGCGCGCCGGTCCAGGTCACCTGGACGCGCGAGGACGACATGCGCCACGACTTCTACCGCCCGCCGGGGCGGAACGAGCTCGCCGCCGGGCTGGACGCGAAGGGGCGGCTGGTCGCGTGGCACCACGTGGTGCGCAACCCGTCGATCGGGCAGCAGCTCTTCGGCAGCGCGCGCCGCCGCGGCGACCGGCCGGACACGGTGGAGGGCGCCGCCGACGTGCCCTACACGGCGGCGGTCGTCCGGGTGGACCACGCGCTGCCCGAGATCGGCGTGCCCCTCGGCTGGTGGCGGTCGGTCTACTCGTCGCAGAACGCGTTCGCGGAGGAGGTCTTCGTGGACGAGCTGGCGCGCGCGGCCGGCCAGGATCCGCTCGCGTTCCGCCTCGCGAACCTCCCGCGCGACAGCCGGCTGCGCGGCGTGCTGCGGCTGGCGGCCTCGAAGGCGGGCTGGGGCAAGCCGCCGCCGGCCGGGCACGCGCTCGGCCTCGCCTGCCACGCCTCCTTCGGCAGCTACGTCGCCCAGGTCGCGGAGGTGTCGGTGCGGAACGGCCGGATCACGGTGCACCGGGTGGTGTGCGCGGTGGACTGCGGCACCGCGCTCAACCCGGACAGCGTCGAGGCGCAGGCGGAGGGCTCGGTGGTGTACGGGCTCTCGGCGGCGCTGCGGGGCGAGATCACCGTGAAGGGCGGCGCGGTCGAGCAGGGCAACTTCGACGACTACGAGCCGCTGCGGATGAGCGAGATGCCGAGGGTCGAGGTGCACCTCGTCCCGAGCAACGCCGAGCCCGGCGGCATGGGCGAGCCCGCGCTCCCACCCATCGCGCCGGCGGTCGCGAACGCGGTGTTCGCCGCCACCGGGGAGCGGCTGCGCGCCCTGCCGCTCCGGCCGGCGAAGCGCACCGGGTAG
- a CDS encoding (2Fe-2S)-binding protein — MASLSLLVNDQKRTVDVAPETPLLWVLRDTLGLTGTKFGCGMSLCGACTVLLDGEAVRSCQTPVKDAVGRRITTVEGLAAGGSPLQAAWVEEQVPQCGYCQSGQIMQAAALLTKTPDPTDAQIDAAMDGVLCRCGTYQRIRRAIHRAAKAKGGAR; from the coding sequence ATGGCAAGCCTGAGCTTGCTCGTGAACGACCAGAAGCGCACCGTGGACGTCGCGCCGGAGACCCCGCTGCTGTGGGTCCTGCGCGACACGCTCGGCCTCACCGGCACGAAGTTCGGCTGCGGCATGTCGCTCTGCGGCGCCTGCACGGTGCTGCTCGACGGCGAGGCGGTGCGGAGCTGCCAGACGCCGGTGAAGGACGCGGTGGGCCGGCGGATCACCACCGTCGAGGGGCTCGCCGCCGGCGGCAGCCCGCTGCAGGCCGCTTGGGTGGAGGAGCAGGTGCCGCAGTGCGGCTACTGCCAGTCCGGGCAGATCATGCAGGCGGCGGCGCTGCTCACGAAGACGCCGGATCCCACCGACGCGCAGATCGACGCCGCCATGGACGGGGTGCTCTGCCGGTGCGGCACGTACCAGCGGATCCGCCGCGCCATCCACCGCGCGGCGAAGGCGAAGGGAGGTGCGCGATGA
- a CDS encoding XdhC family protein has translation MTDREILERAAEWSAAGRRVALATVVATWGSSPRPPGSQLAVSERGELAGSVSGGCVESAVAQEALEVLRTGAPRTLEYGVTAERAWEVGLPCGGRVRVFVEPARADALARDVRALRARERVERVLELGAGETFRLVREPPVRLVIVGAVHLAQPLARMAEVAGYEVRLVDPRPVYATEARFPGVAVERAWPEEALARIGLDARTAVVTLSHDRKLDDPALAAALRSPAFYVGALGSRRTQAGIRSRLREEGLGDAQLARLHGPVGLDLGGEAPAEIAVEILADLVATLRRAPAAAAGAPASGSRTHDTEETRWQA, from the coding sequence GTGACCGATCGCGAGATCCTGGAGCGCGCGGCGGAGTGGAGCGCGGCGGGCCGGCGGGTGGCGCTCGCGACCGTGGTCGCGACCTGGGGCTCGTCGCCGCGCCCGCCGGGCAGCCAGCTCGCGGTGAGCGAGCGCGGCGAGCTGGCGGGCTCGGTGTCGGGCGGCTGCGTGGAGTCGGCGGTCGCGCAGGAGGCGCTGGAGGTGCTGCGCACCGGCGCACCCCGCACGCTCGAGTACGGCGTCACCGCCGAGCGGGCCTGGGAGGTGGGGCTCCCCTGCGGCGGGCGGGTGCGGGTCTTCGTGGAGCCGGCCCGCGCCGACGCGCTGGCGCGCGACGTCCGCGCGCTGCGGGCGCGCGAGCGGGTGGAGCGGGTGCTCGAGCTCGGCGCGGGCGAGACGTTCCGCCTGGTGCGGGAGCCGCCGGTGCGGCTGGTGATCGTCGGGGCGGTGCACCTCGCGCAACCGCTCGCGCGCATGGCCGAGGTGGCGGGCTACGAGGTGCGGCTGGTGGACCCGCGCCCGGTGTACGCGACCGAGGCGCGCTTCCCCGGCGTCGCCGTCGAGCGCGCCTGGCCGGAGGAGGCGCTCGCCCGCATCGGGCTCGACGCGCGCACCGCGGTGGTGACGCTGAGCCACGACCGCAAGCTCGACGACCCGGCGCTCGCCGCGGCGCTCCGGTCGCCGGCGTTCTACGTCGGCGCGCTGGGGAGCCGCCGCACGCAGGCCGGCATCCGCAGCCGCCTCCGCGAGGAGGGGCTCGGCGACGCGCAGCTCGCGCGCCTGCACGGGCCGGTGGGGCTCGACCTCGGCGGCGAGGCGCCCGCGGAGATCGCGGTGGAGATCCTGGCCGACCTGGTGGCGACCCTGCGCCGCGCGCCGGCGGCGGCGGCCGGGGCGCCCGCGAGCGGATCCCGGACGCACGACACGGAGGAGACGAGATGGCAAGCCTGA
- a CDS encoding nucleotidyltransferase family protein, with protein MFAPIVLAAGGSSRMGRSKLLLELEGVSLLRRAARAAVDAAVGPVVVVLGDAAERARAELDGLPCSIVADPALPSRGMNASLAAGLAAVPAPAAGAVVLLADMPLVDAAAIRALVERHRATGAPLVATRYCDALAPPVLYPRARFAELAAGGAGDGIGRALLRRYRAQLEAVDAPPGALADVDGPADLERLRARLGEGGTR; from the coding sequence ATGTTCGCGCCCATCGTGCTCGCGGCCGGCGGCTCGTCGCGGATGGGCCGCAGCAAGCTGCTGCTCGAGCTCGAAGGCGTGTCGCTGCTCCGCCGCGCCGCGCGCGCCGCGGTGGACGCCGCGGTGGGGCCGGTGGTGGTGGTGCTCGGCGACGCGGCGGAGCGCGCCCGGGCCGAGCTCGACGGCCTCCCCTGCAGCATCGTCGCGGATCCCGCCCTGCCGTCGCGCGGGATGAACGCGTCGCTCGCCGCCGGCCTGGCCGCGGTGCCCGCCCCGGCGGCCGGCGCGGTGGTCCTCCTCGCCGACATGCCGCTGGTGGACGCCGCGGCGATCCGCGCGCTGGTGGAGCGCCACCGGGCCACCGGCGCACCGCTGGTCGCGACCCGATATTGCGACGCGCTCGCGCCGCCGGTGCTCTACCCTCGGGCGCGGTTCGCCGAGCTGGCAGCGGGCGGCGCGGGGGACGGGATCGGCCGCGCGCTGCTGCGGCGCTACCGGGCGCAGCTGGAGGCGGTGGACGCGCCGCCCGGCGCGCTCGCCGACGTGGACGGGCCGGCCGACCTGGAGCGCCTGCGCGCGCGGCTCGGCGAGGGAGGCACGCGGTGA
- a CDS encoding outer membrane beta-barrel protein has protein sequence MKRMLISVLAALALAPFAAQARNLSPGTFELSGSTQLGFSTTSTEVDGDPNDFDQDIWTIHGSGLVYIAPNLGVGLVLGHQNVETTYGLEKTESSTTTFGPAIGFNVSLAPQLSLKLNGNLVFARGSQDDLDMDGFGWGVGAGLSFFPVSYLSIDAGLGYQALYLEDDVNRDWDVSGLNVGVGLSVYFGGR, from the coding sequence ATGAAGCGGATGCTCATCTCCGTCCTCGCAGCCCTCGCGCTGGCGCCCTTCGCCGCGCAGGCCCGCAACCTGTCGCCGGGCACGTTCGAGCTCTCCGGCTCGACGCAGCTCGGGTTCTCCACCACCTCCACCGAGGTGGACGGCGATCCGAACGACTTCGACCAGGACATCTGGACGATCCACGGCTCGGGCCTCGTCTACATCGCCCCGAACCTCGGCGTCGGCCTCGTCCTCGGGCACCAGAACGTCGAGACCACCTACGGCCTCGAGAAGACCGAGTCCAGCACCACCACCTTCGGCCCGGCGATCGGCTTCAACGTGAGCCTGGCCCCGCAGCTCTCGCTCAAGCTGAACGGCAACCTCGTGTTCGCGCGGGGCTCCCAGGACGACCTCGACATGGACGGGTTCGGCTGGGGCGTCGGCGCGGGGCTGAGCTTCTTCCCCGTCTCGTACCTCTCGATCGACGCCGGCCTCGGCTACCAGGCGCTGTACCTCGAGGACGACGTGAACCGCGACTGGGACGTCTCGGGCCTGAACGTCGGCGTCGGGCTCAGCGTCTACTTCGGCGGCCGGTAG
- a CDS encoding bifunctional metallophosphatase/5'-nucleotidase — protein MSHATRRLACTVLATALAAGPGPAAATALTILSVNDTHSNLDAAGPKDASLDGTVGGLVKASAVIARLRAEEPNTVFLHAGDLFMGDLYFNATFGSVELQLLGMLGLDAMTVGNHELWFPGCVLAGSYLAAGGSFPLLAANATPFECAGMIAPHALVQVGGLKVAVVGLTTPFDLPSQGNAAFTGGDDPPLGLLAVAQEAVVAARTADEDGDGVPDAQAVIVLSHLGQRLDEAVAANVVGVDAVVGGHDHYELAELIPGASGRPVPVVHAGAYYRKVGRVRLDVEPAGVSTVSVDLVAVDRTVARPAPSPTSVPGAVALGVAQLQAAIPVIFAPFFPPPFEDPFHTAIAYAAGNVTNAIRFDVPKRDTGTGNLITDALRLRRPGTDLAFTVAGQTPQGIAEGPVVQEDLFRMVGVSFDPLTYFGTRVATGRIRGDVLLTALELAIGISTADDDYVPQLSGARLVYDSSLAGPPRIRSLEVGGAPVDPAATYSIVMNAFVYQLLPALGIELVPGTGQVLDDFEFLALRDHVAALGTFESSGENRVRDLAARGPRR, from the coding sequence ATGTCACACGCGACTCGCAGGCTCGCCTGCACCGTGCTGGCGACCGCGCTGGCCGCCGGCCCGGGGCCGGCCGCGGCGACGGCGCTCACCATCCTGAGCGTCAACGACACGCACTCCAACCTCGACGCCGCCGGGCCGAAGGACGCGAGCCTGGACGGCACCGTCGGCGGCCTCGTGAAGGCGTCCGCCGTGATCGCCCGGCTGCGGGCGGAGGAGCCGAACACGGTCTTCCTCCACGCGGGCGACCTCTTCATGGGCGATCTGTACTTCAACGCGACCTTCGGATCGGTGGAGCTGCAGCTGCTCGGCATGCTCGGGCTCGACGCGATGACGGTGGGCAACCACGAGCTCTGGTTCCCGGGCTGCGTGCTCGCGGGCTCCTACCTCGCGGCCGGCGGCTCGTTCCCGCTGCTCGCCGCGAACGCGACGCCGTTCGAGTGCGCCGGGATGATCGCGCCGCACGCGCTCGTCCAGGTGGGCGGCCTGAAGGTCGCGGTGGTCGGCCTGACCACGCCGTTCGACCTGCCCTCCCAGGGGAACGCCGCATTCACCGGAGGTGACGACCCGCCGCTCGGCCTGCTCGCGGTGGCGCAGGAGGCCGTGGTGGCCGCGCGGACCGCGGACGAGGACGGGGACGGGGTCCCGGACGCGCAGGCCGTGATCGTGCTCTCGCACCTGGGCCAGCGGCTGGACGAGGCCGTCGCCGCGAACGTGGTCGGGGTGGACGCGGTGGTGGGCGGCCACGACCACTACGAGCTCGCCGAGCTGATCCCCGGCGCGAGCGGCCGGCCGGTGCCCGTCGTGCACGCCGGGGCGTACTACCGGAAGGTCGGCCGCGTGCGGCTCGACGTCGAGCCGGCCGGCGTCTCGACCGTGTCGGTGGACCTCGTGGCGGTGGACAGGACGGTCGCGCGGCCGGCGCCCTCCCCCACCTCCGTGCCCGGCGCGGTCGCGCTGGGCGTGGCGCAGCTGCAGGCGGCGATCCCGGTGATCTTCGCGCCGTTCTTCCCGCCGCCCTTCGAGGACCCGTTCCACACGGCCATCGCGTACGCGGCCGGGAACGTCACGAACGCGATCCGCTTCGACGTGCCGAAGCGCGACACCGGGACCGGGAACCTGATCACCGACGCGCTGCGCCTCCGCAGGCCGGGCACCGACCTCGCCTTCACGGTGGCGGGCCAGACGCCGCAAGGGATCGCGGAGGGGCCGGTGGTGCAGGAGGACCTGTTCCGGATGGTGGGGGTCTCCTTCGATCCGCTCACGTACTTCGGGACGCGCGTCGCGACCGGGCGGATCCGCGGGGACGTCCTGCTGACCGCGCTGGAGCTCGCCATCGGGATCTCGACCGCGGACGACGACTACGTCCCGCAGCTCTCCGGCGCGCGCCTGGTCTACGACTCCAGCCTGGCCGGGCCGCCCCGGATCCGGTCGCTCGAGGTCGGCGGCGCGCCGGTGGACCCGGCGGCGACGTACTCCATCGTCATGAACGCGTTCGTGTACCAGCTCCTCCCGGCCCTCGGGATCGAGCTCGTCCCCGGCACCGGCCAGGTGCTCGACGACTTCGAGTTCCTGGCGCTGCGCGATCACGTGGCCGCGCTCGGCACGTTCGAGTCCTCGGGCGAGAACCGGGTCCGCGACCTCGCCGCGCGCGGCCCGCGCCGCTGA
- a CDS encoding M3 family metallopeptidase has translation MSALVASALAQLVLLSSPPAAPARAEVPVNNPLLAPWAGPHGGVPPFDVARVEQLAPAIEAGMAAKLAAVEAIAADPAAPTFENTLAAMERSGRALDRAMTVFGVFSSAMSTPEFQAVERDLAPKLAAFDDRITQNEKLFARIAAVYEARETSCRTPEQKRLAWLYYTTFVRAGAKLDPAAKQRVAAVNERLATLYTKFSQDVLADESGYTLVLEDEAALAGLPATVRAGMAAAATTRGKPGKWAVLNTRSSVEPFLAYSERRDLRERVWRDFTRRGDHGDAHDTKAAITEILKLRAERAKLLGYPTHAHWRLEDSMAKTPERAMALMEAVWPAAVARVREEVADMQAVADREGAGITIEPWDYRFYAEKVRKAKYDLDENEVKPYLQLEKLREAMFWVAGRLFDLHFTPAKGVPVYHPDVRVWEVKDGKGRHVGRWYFDPYARDGKRSGAWMNAYRAQERFDGEVPTIVSNNANFVKGKPGEPVLVSWTDAETLFHEFGHALHGLASSVGYPSLSGTAVARDYVEFPSQLLERWLETPEVLDRFARHVKTGKPLPRALVAKIQKASTFNQGFATVEYLSAALVDMKMHLAGSAEIDPAAFEKETLGALGMPRELVMRHRPPHFLHVFSGDGYSAGYYSYLWADTLSTDAWEAFTEAKGPYDRAVAARLRQHVFSAGNTVDPADAYRAFRGRDPGIGALMRKRGFPVPAEPAAGPR, from the coding sequence ATGTCGGCACTCGTCGCGAGCGCGCTCGCGCAGCTCGTCCTGCTCTCCAGCCCGCCCGCGGCCCCCGCGCGCGCGGAGGTCCCCGTGAACAACCCGCTGCTCGCCCCGTGGGCGGGCCCGCACGGCGGCGTCCCGCCGTTCGACGTGGCGCGCGTCGAGCAGCTCGCCCCCGCCATCGAGGCCGGCATGGCCGCGAAGCTCGCCGCGGTCGAGGCGATCGCCGCGGACCCGGCCGCCCCCACCTTCGAGAACACGCTGGCCGCGATGGAGCGCTCCGGCCGGGCGCTCGACCGGGCCATGACCGTGTTCGGCGTGTTCTCCAGCGCGATGAGCACGCCGGAGTTCCAGGCGGTCGAGCGCGATCTCGCGCCGAAGCTGGCCGCGTTCGACGACCGCATCACGCAGAACGAGAAGCTGTTCGCGCGGATCGCGGCGGTGTACGAGGCGCGCGAGACCTCCTGCAGGACGCCCGAGCAGAAGCGGCTCGCCTGGCTCTACTACACGACGTTCGTCCGCGCCGGCGCGAAGCTCGACCCCGCCGCGAAGCAGCGGGTGGCCGCCGTCAACGAGCGGCTCGCCACGCTCTACACGAAGTTCTCGCAGGACGTGCTCGCCGACGAGTCCGGCTACACCCTGGTCCTCGAGGACGAGGCGGCGCTGGCCGGCCTCCCGGCGACCGTGCGCGCGGGGATGGCGGCCGCGGCGACGACCCGCGGGAAGCCCGGCAAGTGGGCGGTGCTCAACACGCGCTCCAGCGTCGAGCCGTTCCTCGCCTACTCGGAGCGCCGCGACCTGCGCGAGCGGGTCTGGCGCGACTTCACCCGCCGCGGCGACCACGGCGACGCCCACGACACCAAGGCGGCCATCACCGAGATCCTGAAGCTCCGCGCCGAGCGGGCGAAGCTGCTCGGCTACCCGACGCACGCGCACTGGCGGCTCGAGGACTCGATGGCGAAGACGCCCGAGCGCGCCATGGCGCTGATGGAGGCGGTCTGGCCGGCCGCGGTGGCGCGGGTCCGCGAGGAGGTCGCCGACATGCAGGCGGTGGCCGACCGCGAGGGCGCGGGCATCACCATCGAGCCCTGGGACTACCGCTTCTACGCGGAGAAGGTCCGCAAGGCGAAGTACGACCTCGACGAGAACGAGGTGAAGCCCTACCTGCAGCTCGAGAAGCTGCGCGAGGCGATGTTCTGGGTGGCGGGCCGGCTGTTCGACCTGCACTTCACGCCGGCGAAGGGCGTGCCGGTGTACCACCCCGACGTGCGCGTCTGGGAGGTGAAGGACGGCAAGGGCCGGCACGTGGGCCGCTGGTACTTCGACCCGTACGCCCGCGACGGCAAGCGCTCGGGCGCGTGGATGAACGCGTACCGCGCCCAGGAGCGGTTCGACGGCGAGGTCCCGACCATCGTCTCGAACAACGCGAACTTCGTGAAGGGGAAGCCGGGCGAGCCGGTGCTGGTGAGCTGGACCGACGCCGAGACCCTGTTCCACGAGTTCGGGCACGCGCTGCACGGCCTCGCCTCCAGCGTCGGGTACCCGTCGCTCTCCGGCACGGCGGTGGCGCGCGACTACGTGGAGTTCCCCTCGCAGCTCCTGGAGCGCTGGCTCGAGACGCCGGAGGTGCTGGACCGCTTCGCGCGCCACGTGAAGACCGGCAAGCCGCTGCCGCGCGCGCTGGTCGCGAAGATCCAGAAGGCGTCCACCTTCAACCAGGGCTTCGCGACCGTGGAGTACCTCTCGGCCGCGCTGGTGGACATGAAGATGCACCTCGCCGGCTCGGCCGAGATCGACCCGGCCGCCTTCGAGAAGGAGACGCTCGGCGCGCTGGGCATGCCGCGCGAGCTGGTGATGCGCCACCGCCCGCCGCACTTCCTCCACGTGTTCTCCGGCGACGGCTACTCGGCCGGCTACTACAGCTACCTGTGGGCCGACACGCTCAGCACCGACGCCTGGGAGGCGTTCACCGAGGCCAAGGGGCCGTACGACCGGGCGGTGGCGGCCCGCCTGCGCCAGCACGTGTTCTCCGCCGGGAACACGGTGGACCCGGCCGACGCGTACCGCGCGTTCCGCGGGCGCGACCCCGGCATCGGCGCGCTCATGCGCAAGCGCGGGTTCCCGGTGCCGGCGGAGCCGGCCGCGGGGCCGCGGTAG
- a CDS encoding sensor histidine kinase, which produces MRAAAVTARRRVGSGPPLPERIQREEFSRLFGRLLTIRVWVLLPVLLLVGWVVWIDPSPWRRAVLLVALVAVAIFFVRELLAFRAGGAGQRSVNRNVLLATFGQLVVSFATGGIDSPFLPAALVLAVIPAMLVEGPVRWLIPAMQVSGVLALAALAATGAIPDLNLAAFGGGARVGAGTAYLWADAALLCLMLAGVHALGNGLRHAYQAVLRRQLAAQEDALRAHQERAAELVELSGEIAHELKNPLASVKALAALLRQQLPDGKGAERLEVLRHEVDRMQAVLEDFLNFSRPLVPLSLAPCDLAALCQEVAALHEGVASERGLALSVEGDGVSVQADRRKLKQVLINLVQNAVDASGPGGEVVLEVAPAGGGARVRVLDRGAGVDPSLGDAVFEPGVTSKAKGSGLGLTVARAIARQHGGDLALAPRPGGGTAAELVLPARPAAPGP; this is translated from the coding sequence ATGCGCGCGGCGGCGGTCACGGCGCGGCGGCGGGTGGGCTCCGGCCCGCCGCTGCCCGAGCGCATCCAGCGGGAGGAGTTCTCCAGGCTGTTCGGACGGCTGCTCACGATCCGGGTGTGGGTGCTGCTGCCGGTCCTGCTGCTGGTCGGCTGGGTGGTATGGATCGACCCGTCGCCCTGGCGGCGCGCGGTGCTGCTCGTCGCGCTCGTGGCGGTGGCGATCTTCTTCGTCCGGGAGCTGCTCGCGTTCCGGGCCGGCGGGGCGGGCCAGCGGTCGGTGAACCGCAACGTGCTGCTCGCGACCTTCGGGCAGCTGGTGGTCTCCTTCGCGACCGGCGGCATCGACAGCCCGTTCCTGCCCGCCGCGCTGGTGCTGGCGGTGATCCCGGCGATGCTGGTGGAGGGGCCGGTGCGCTGGCTCATCCCCGCCATGCAGGTCTCGGGGGTGCTGGCCCTGGCGGCGCTGGCGGCGACCGGCGCCATCCCCGATCTGAACCTGGCGGCGTTCGGCGGCGGCGCGCGCGTCGGCGCCGGGACCGCCTACCTGTGGGCCGACGCGGCCCTGCTCTGCCTCATGCTGGCCGGCGTCCACGCCCTCGGGAACGGGCTGCGGCACGCGTACCAGGCCGTGCTCCGGCGGCAGCTCGCCGCGCAGGAGGACGCCTTGCGGGCGCACCAGGAGCGCGCCGCCGAGCTGGTCGAGCTGTCCGGCGAGATCGCCCACGAGCTGAAGAACCCGCTCGCCAGCGTGAAGGCGCTCGCGGCGCTGCTGCGCCAGCAGCTCCCGGACGGCAAGGGCGCCGAGCGGCTGGAGGTCCTGCGGCACGAGGTGGACCGGATGCAGGCGGTGCTGGAGGACTTCCTGAACTTCTCGCGCCCGCTGGTCCCGCTCTCGCTCGCGCCGTGCGACCTCGCCGCGCTCTGCCAGGAGGTCGCGGCGCTGCACGAGGGGGTCGCCTCCGAGCGCGGGCTGGCGCTGTCGGTGGAGGGCGACGGCGTCTCCGTGCAGGCCGATCGCCGCAAGCTGAAGCAGGTGCTCATCAACCTGGTGCAGAACGCGGTGGACGCGAGCGGGCCGGGCGGCGAGGTGGTGCTCGAGGTCGCGCCGGCCGGCGGCGGCGCGCGCGTGCGCGTGCTGGACCGCGGCGCGGGCGTGGACCCCTCGCTCGGCGACGCGGTGTTCGAGCCCGGCGTGACCAGCAAGGCCAAGGGGTCCGGCCTGGGGCTCACCGTGGCGCGCGCCATCGCCCGCCAGCACGGCGGGGACCTCGCGCTCGCGCCGCGCCCGGGCGGCGGCACGGCCGCGGAGCTGGTCCTGCCGGCGCGCCCCGCCGCGCCCGGACCCTAG